GACCCCTCAAGTTCCCCCTTctcctaatttaaaaaaaaaatcgaaaaattatagaaattacTGCGTAACTTGTTGATTTATACTGATTCAAAAAGAGctgaataaaaacaaattggTCAATATTCTAATTCACTTGTTTTAAATATGTattggaaaatcaattttaattattgctcggctaatttttccaatttgacctCCCAATCTCACCCCTTCCACGCCCTTAAAtaagatcaaaatttcaaacaatagaAAATGACGTGCGACGTGTCGcttgttatgtttttgagagagctgaattcgaatttacgattatttttttcgataagaTTTTCATTGCCCCATGATAATCGACATGTCacatcattattttcaaaatttttcaattttttccaaaatagtgtGGCTGGAGGGGTACTGAGGGGTCGTATCtcaaaaataattggaaattcGAACTCGCCATcgtcgaaaacctaacaaacgatatgtcactcgCCATTtacaattctttcaaaattccgACCAtgtttgaggggggggggggggaggggtgagtTTATTGAAAGAGACGGGAtcataaaaatttgccaataattgAACTTGacgatcaaaaaaatgtccaaagtAGACGAGCTAatcgatttttattgattttatagCACCCAGCTCAAATATCAGCAGTATACCCCttgacccctccccctcccatccCTCAAATTGAgtcaaatgccaaaaaattgaaaatatcgtgtgacatatcgtttcatagGTTTTTGAGGGTGCTGAATtcaaatatctacttatttttttgatacgacGCATCGATGCTCCTCCaaccctcaattttgaaaaaaatcattaattttcaatttattataaCTCAAATTATTGTATAATGAGCTACAATTCGCACTTGAATTTATTCGCAGAACTCGCTGAAAACAACCCAGCTGACCCCAGACAGAAAAGAAGTCTTCTCTTGGGATTAGGTTTGGCCAAAGGTGCCGCCGTCCTCGGCGGTCTCGGAGCTGCTAAAGTTATCGGCGCCGGTGTCATCGGTGCTGGAGCTGTCGGCGCCGGAGCCCTCATCGGAGGCGCTGCTTTGGCTAAATTCAAACACTACGGTGGTGGCTACGGTGGCTACGGTGGATACTACGGTGGCTACGGAGGCGGTTACGGAGGTTACGGATATGGCGGATACGGAGGATACGGATACCCGATCAGCAAAAGCTACGTTATCGAAGAACCCGCCCCAGTAGTTGTTGCCCAACCTGCTGTACATGCTGTGCCCGCTGTCTACGCTCAACCCGCTGTCTATGCTCAACCTGCTGTTGTTGCCGCCCCATCTTATGTATCGTACCCGAGCTACGGAGTTGGTAGCTTTGCTAGTGCTGGAAGCTTCGCCCATGCTGGTTATGGAGGTTATGGATACTCGCCGTA
This region of Planococcus citri chromosome 5, ihPlaCitr1.1, whole genome shotgun sequence genomic DNA includes:
- the LOC135847114 gene encoding shematrin-like protein 2, whose translation is MKYLVLGSVVLLAAVCLAQPIAQQKLAENNPADPRQKRSLLLGLGLAKGAAVLGGLGAAKVIGAGVIGAGAVGAGALIGGAALAKFKHYGGGYGGYGGYYGGYGGGYGGYGYGGYGGYGYPISKSYVIEEPAPVVVAQPAVHAVPAVYAQPAVYAQPAVVAAPSYVSYPSYGVGSFASAGSFAHAGYGGYGYSPC